Below is a genomic region from Candidatus Hydrogenedentota bacterium.
CAATCTCGGAATTGACATCCTGCTGGCCCATCTGAATCATCGCGATGTTTTCCTGGCTCTTCATGACGGAGGGATCGGTCTGATAGACCTCGCGTCCGCGCGTCAGGCGAAGCCGTGCGGATGACTCGTATGTCGGAGGCCAGACATAGTTGCCCACGAACACGATCGCGAAAACCAGTATCGCAAACGACACGATCAAGAGCTTCCGCTTGAACAAGATGGCCAGGATATCGCGTAGGAATATCTGACGTTGCTTCATGGGTCCCCGTTATCTCCTTCGTCCTAAGAACTGGGCGTGTTTAATTGCCCGGTCCGTATCCATTGTCCGATTCCTACCTTGTCGTGGTGGTCGGGGAGAAGACGTCGCTAATCCCCGTGAAACCCGTGTTGAAATTGAAATTGCGGCTTGTCGAATCCACTATGCTGCGGCTCGTCGAATCCACAATGCTCTTCTGTGTGTTCATATAGTAATTGGCCGTGATGCCGAGGCCGTTGTCGAAGGGAACAAGTTGGTTGATGTAATTGTCCACGAACCGGGTGGCAATGGCAATGCTCTTGAGCGGGACAAACACCACGTCAAATGGACGCAACGGGAAATCGTTCTCGGTGTAGCCCTTCGATACGGCTGTTTTGAGGTTCGTCTTCAGGATGAACGGTTTTCCGCCTTCCGGGTTGCGTCGCATCACAATCACGCTTTTCATGCGCGAATCCTTCGTCAGTCCCTGGGCAATGAGCAGGGCTTGCAAGACGGTCGGGCTGGCATCGAGCGGATAGACGCCCGGCATGCGGACCTCGCCGCCGACGTAGAAACGCGAACCTGTCATACGGGCCAGATTGACCATCGGCTCGATGGGATTGAAGCAAAGTCCCGCAGACGCCTTCGCTAGTTCAAGTTTCAATTCCTCGATGTTGTATCCCGCCGCTTGAACCGGCGGCAGGCTCGGTATCGAGATTTTCCCGTCGGGTTGGACCGTTGCCACGCCGCGCATTTCGGCCAGCGTTTGATTAATCGCGGGCGTGACATTGATGCTGACCAGCGGCGGGTTGCGCAACACGTTCGAGGCTTCCGCCTTGATGGCTTCGCACGCTTGGCCGACCGTGAGACCCGCCACGCGCACATCGGCGGCCAATCCCGGCAGGCGGATGGCGCCGTCCGCGCGTACCGCCACTTGGCGGCTTATGTTGTCCAAGCGGTCCACGTTTATGAAATCCACATTGACCGTCAGGCGCGGCTCGCCCTGGAGCAGCCCGGATTTGTCGTAAAGCGCGGTCAAGTCCGCGCGAAGCTGCGACGGGGTCTTGCCGGCAGCCTCGACGTCGCCTATTTCCGGCGCGGTGATGCGGCCATCCGAACGGACGGTTCGCGTGACGCTCAGTTCCCAGTTATCCAAGAAACCGATCGCGATGACATCGCCCACGTCTATCAGGTATTCACTATTGCCGCGCGTGTCCGCAGTCAGGCGCACTTCCATCTGGTCGCCGATTTCGAGTTTGTAGTCCCAGTGGGGTTGATTCTCGCGCAAGGTGGCAATTCGGAACGCCACCCCGATGCCATCGCCGACTTGCAGCAGATAGGGCGGATTCTCGCCGCCCAGTTTGGCGACCTCTTCCGCCGAGATGGGAACCTCTTTGCCCGTTTTCGGGTCGAGCAGGATAATCCCGTCTCCCTTGGCCCTTGGGGGGGCTTTGTGTTCGGAAGTGTCGGCGTTGTCTACCGCCACGGCTCCGAACGCCCACCATGCTAGCGTCAAAGCCACGGCAATGAGGCACAAACGCGACCCGCCTGCACGCAGACCGGTCTTTTTCACGGGGTCTCGATTGCGTTCCAGATAGCGAACCATGTGTTCTTCGTCCCCTTCCACTTGTAGCCTAAACCGGCAATCGAAGTTGAACGTATCCGCCCGTTCACTCTTCATTTCCGTTCGATCCCTTTCTCGTTGTCCGGCTGCGCCGTTCCGGGCGGCAGGTCCGGCAACCCTTGTTCCGCCGCCGATGTTTTCCAGCCCACCGGCGCCACGGTTGTCTTTCGCTTCTCCAACTTTTCGCCGCCGAACCGGGTTATCCCCGCTTTACTCCTCAGCACGGTCGTCGAAAGTTCGCCT
It encodes:
- a CDS encoding polysaccharide biosynthesis/export family protein, with protein sequence MKSERADTFNFDCRFRLQVEGDEEHMVRYLERNRDPVKKTGLRAGGSRLCLIAVALTLAWWAFGAVAVDNADTSEHKAPPRAKGDGIILLDPKTGKEVPISAEEVAKLGGENPPYLLQVGDGIGVAFRIATLRENQPHWDYKLEIGDQMEVRLTADTRGNSEYLIDVGDVIAIGFLDNWELSVTRTVRSDGRITAPEIGDVEAAGKTPSQLRADLTALYDKSGLLQGEPRLTVNVDFINVDRLDNISRQVAVRADGAIRLPGLAADVRVAGLTVGQACEAIKAEASNVLRNPPLVSINVTPAINQTLAEMRGVATVQPDGKISIPSLPPVQAAGYNIEELKLELAKASAGLCFNPIEPMVNLARMTGSRFYVGGEVRMPGVYPLDASPTVLQALLIAQGLTKDSRMKSVIVMRRNPEGGKPFILKTNLKTAVSKGYTENDFPLRPFDVVFVPLKSIAIATRFVDNYINQLVPFDNGLGITANYYMNTQKSIVDSTSRSIVDSTSRNFNFNTGFTGISDVFSPTTTTR